One window of Xanthomonas sp. 10-10 genomic DNA carries:
- a CDS encoding glycosyltransferase → MSAALPVVLVPVGTDDEALDACLGALDAATPAGTRVWLADDAQAGPRGRAVIEHWLARTQLQAHHTRRQRMLGEVAHLDEMLSACGDADVVVLGVDACPLPGWLGQLSACFARDAAIATATPWSNVGEACSWPRLGELNPMPDAPERLAAACAAMPPLHPELPSAVGHAVLLRGSARRKAGGLDASSYGSWYAALVDLSLRMGGLGWRNVLCDTAFVASPREGRPADGDMDALATRWPAWHARLANFLMHDPLRAQRDQLAQLLADLPPPDPQRMLFDA, encoded by the coding sequence ATGAGTGCGGCACTGCCCGTCGTGCTGGTGCCGGTCGGCACCGACGACGAGGCGTTGGATGCCTGTCTGGGTGCACTGGATGCAGCCACGCCGGCCGGCACGCGGGTGTGGCTGGCCGACGATGCGCAGGCCGGCCCGCGCGGCCGCGCGGTGATCGAGCACTGGCTGGCGCGCACGCAGCTGCAAGCGCACCACACCCGTCGCCAGCGCATGCTGGGCGAGGTGGCGCATCTGGATGAAATGCTCAGCGCCTGCGGCGACGCCGACGTGGTGGTGCTGGGGGTGGATGCCTGCCCGCTGCCGGGCTGGCTTGGCCAGTTGAGCGCGTGTTTCGCGCGCGATGCCGCCATCGCCACGGCGACGCCATGGAGCAATGTGGGCGAAGCCTGTAGCTGGCCGCGCCTGGGCGAACTCAACCCCATGCCGGATGCGCCGGAACGGCTCGCCGCCGCCTGCGCGGCGATGCCGCCGCTGCATCCGGAGCTGCCCTCGGCGGTCGGCCATGCGGTGCTGTTGCGCGGCAGTGCGCGGCGCAAGGCCGGCGGCCTGGATGCCAGCAGTTATGGTTCGTGGTACGCCGCGCTGGTGGATTTGAGCCTGCGCATGGGCGGGCTGGGATGGCGCAATGTGCTGTGCGATACCGCCTTCGTCGCCTCGCCACGCGAAGGCCGTCCGGCCGATGGCGACATGGATGCGCTGGCCACCCGCTGGCCGGCCTGGCACGCGCGGCTGGCCAATTTCCTGATGCACGACCCGCTGCGTGCGCAACGCGACCAACTTGCCCAGCTGCTCGCCGACCTGCCGCCGCCGGACCCGCAACGCATGTTGTTCGACGCGTAG